From Streptomyces durmitorensis, a single genomic window includes:
- a CDS encoding SDR family NAD(P)-dependent oxidoreductase, whose amino-acid sequence MTESRVVVVTGGGTGIGAATARQLRAAGHRVVVSGRRPEPLHRVAEETGALAHPADAGDPAEVAGLVDAAMEAYGRIDGLVLNAGVGRSGAVGDLSDEDWEAVLRTNLTGPFLLLRAALPHLLEARGSVVAVASVAALRNGVANAAYATSKAALLQLCRSLAVDYGKAGLRANTVCPSWVRTEMADRRMTRFAEEAGLGDGGADAAYEEATRLVPAGRPGEPEEVAEAITWLLSPAASFVNGATLTVDGGVTAVDPGTSAFDFSIAPRA is encoded by the coding sequence ATGACAGAGAGCCGAGTTGTCGTCGTCACGGGCGGCGGAACGGGCATCGGCGCCGCCACGGCCCGGCAGCTGCGTGCGGCCGGGCACCGCGTGGTCGTCTCCGGGCGGCGTCCCGAGCCGCTGCACCGCGTGGCCGAGGAGACCGGGGCGCTGGCCCACCCCGCCGACGCGGGTGATCCCGCGGAGGTCGCGGGCCTCGTCGATGCGGCCATGGAAGCCTACGGCCGCATCGACGGGCTCGTGCTCAACGCCGGGGTCGGGCGCAGCGGAGCGGTCGGCGACCTCTCCGACGAGGACTGGGAGGCCGTGCTGCGCACCAACCTCACCGGGCCCTTCCTGCTCCTGCGGGCCGCGCTTCCCCACCTCCTTGAGGCGCGCGGCTCGGTGGTCGCCGTCGCCTCGGTCGCCGCCCTGCGCAACGGCGTGGCCAACGCGGCGTACGCGACGTCCAAGGCGGCGCTCCTCCAGCTGTGCCGCTCCCTCGCCGTCGACTACGGCAAGGCAGGGCTGCGCGCCAACACCGTGTGCCCCAGCTGGGTGCGGACCGAGATGGCCGACCGGCGGATGACGCGCTTCGCCGAGGAGGCCGGACTGGGGGACGGCGGCGCCGACGCCGCGTACGAGGAGGCGACGCGGCTCGTCCCCGCGGGCCGGCCGGGTGAGCCGGAGGAGGTCGCCGAGGCGATCACCTGGCTGCTCTCGCCCGCCGCGTCCTTCGTCAACGGCGCGACGCTGACCGTCGACGGCGGGGTGACGGCGGTGGACCCCGGAACCTCCGCGTTCGACTTCAGCATCGCGCCGCGCGCCTAG